The following coding sequences lie in one Flavobacterium sp. 20NA77.7 genomic window:
- a CDS encoding APC family permease translates to MENQQEFKKELNLLNATSIVAGSMIGSGIFIVTAAMSRDLGSSGWLLFAWLLTGLLTMSAALSYGELAGMMPNAGGQYVYIQRAYGKLVSFLYGWTVFTVIQTGVIAAVAVAFANYTSVFIPQLETKLVTISDAFSISYKQVMAIVSIILLTYINTNGVQSGKKVQLLFTIAKLFALFALIVLGLYVGLQTDIFSQNFAHPWDAFKTVVNEQGTTTITELSGLALVGAIGATIINSLFSSDAWNNVTFIAAEIKDPKRNIPRSLFLGTLIVTVIYLLANVAYLALLPMQGTPEGIGVLEKGIMFASEDRVGAAAANVILGNVGVFVMAGLIMISTFGCNSGLILAGGRLFYAMSKDGLFFKQASELNKNNVPEKALWVQCIWAAVLCLSGKYGDLLTYSTFASLLFYILTIYGIFILRKKEPHAERPYKAFGYPIIPALYIFITSLICITLLIYDTKSTGLGLLIVLLGIPVYFWSQHKK, encoded by the coding sequence ATGGAAAACCAACAGGAGTTTAAGAAAGAACTTAATTTGCTAAACGCAACTAGCATTGTTGCTGGGTCAATGATAGGTTCGGGAATTTTTATTGTAACTGCAGCTATGTCAAGAGATTTAGGATCTTCGGGCTGGTTATTGTTTGCGTGGTTACTGACAGGATTACTAACAATGTCTGCTGCTTTAAGTTATGGAGAATTAGCGGGTATGATGCCTAATGCAGGTGGACAATACGTTTACATTCAACGCGCCTATGGGAAATTAGTTTCTTTTCTGTATGGTTGGACCGTATTTACGGTAATTCAAACTGGTGTTATTGCAGCTGTTGCCGTTGCATTTGCTAATTATACATCCGTATTTATTCCTCAATTGGAAACAAAGTTAGTTACTATTAGCGATGCTTTTAGTATTTCATATAAGCAAGTCATGGCTATTGTGAGTATTATATTACTCACATATATCAATACAAACGGGGTTCAAAGTGGAAAAAAAGTACAATTATTATTTACAATTGCCAAACTTTTTGCCTTATTTGCTTTAATTGTTTTAGGATTATATGTTGGACTTCAAACAGATATTTTTTCGCAAAATTTTGCACATCCTTGGGACGCTTTTAAAACAGTAGTCAATGAGCAGGGCACTACAACAATCACAGAATTATCAGGATTAGCATTAGTAGGCGCAATTGGTGCTACAATAATTAATTCTTTGTTCTCAAGTGATGCATGGAATAATGTTACTTTTATTGCTGCGGAAATTAAAGACCCTAAACGAAATATACCAAGAAGTTTATTCTTAGGAACTTTAATAGTGACAGTTATTTATTTATTAGCTAATGTTGCTTATTTAGCATTGTTGCCCATGCAAGGAACTCCTGAAGGAATAGGAGTCTTAGAAAAAGGAATTATGTTTGCAAGTGAAGACAGGGTAGGGGCTGCAGCAGCTAATGTTATTTTAGGCAATGTGGGTGTTTTTGTAATGGCAGGTCTTATTATGATTTCAACATTTGGTTGTAATAGTGGATTAATATTAGCTGGTGGTCGATTGTTTTATGCGATGAGTAAAGATGGCTTATTTTTTAAACAAGCTAGTGAATTAAATAAAAATAATGTACCAGAAAAAGCATTATGGGTACAATGTATTTGGGCTGCGGTATTATGTTTGTCTGGAAAGTACGGTGATTTATTAACATACTCCACTTTTGCCTCTCTTTTGTTTTATATTTTAACCATTTATGGGATATTTATTTTAAGAAAGAAAGAGCCTCATGCAGAACGACCATATAAGGCTTTTGGTTACCCAATTATTCCTGCGTTATATATTTTTATAACCTCATTAATTTGTATTACTTTGTTAATTTATGACACAAAGAGTACTGGATTAGGCTTACTAATTGTATTGTTGGGAATACCTGTTTATTTTTGGTCACAACATAAAAAATAA
- a CDS encoding glyceraldehyde-3-phosphate dehydrogenase, with translation MNNNTIYEKELAFQADRRKACVEFVRIISDLWYDKSIELVLFRNQLIDRNVSDIINLHEYAVAFVEKPINIFDSVEIARAIENLDLPPSRIDIGKLTYEYHLEDNKYNDARAFVIDKLKNAKNTSEIKPKDVVLYGFGRIGRLLAREMMSKIGKGQQLRLRAIVTRDKNDAVLLEKRASLLRYDSVHGDFEGSVQADVENQALLINGTTVHIITANGPEEIDYTQYGIQDALVIDNTGAFTTEEALKRHLTSKGVEKVLLTAPGKGVPNIVYGVNHEEYNPDEVLIYSAASCTTNAITPVLKAVEDTLGVVKGHIETIHAYTNDQNLVDNMHKKYRRGRSAALNMVITETGAGSAVAKALPSLAGKLTSNAIRVPVPNGSLVVLNLEVGKTTSREEVDAIMKKYALEGELVEQIKYSLNNELVSSDIVGTAQPSIYDSNATLVSNDGKNIVLYIWYDNEYGYSHQVIRLAKYIAKVRRYTYY, from the coding sequence ATGAACAACAACACCATTTACGAAAAAGAACTCGCTTTTCAAGCAGACAGAAGAAAAGCATGCGTGGAATTTGTTAGAATCATCAGTGATTTATGGTATGACAAATCCATCGAACTAGTATTATTTAGAAATCAATTAATTGACAGAAATGTAAGTGACATCATCAACTTACACGAATATGCCGTTGCTTTTGTTGAAAAACCAATTAATATTTTTGATTCGGTTGAAATTGCTAGAGCAATTGAAAACCTGGATTTACCTCCATCACGAATTGATATTGGAAAACTTACTTACGAATATCATTTAGAAGACAATAAATACAATGATGCTAGAGCTTTTGTAATTGACAAATTAAAAAATGCAAAAAACACATCTGAAATAAAACCAAAAGATGTAGTTTTATATGGCTTTGGCCGTATTGGTCGTTTACTAGCTCGTGAAATGATGAGTAAAATTGGTAAAGGCCAACAATTGCGTTTACGTGCTATTGTTACACGTGATAAAAATGATGCCGTGTTATTAGAAAAACGCGCTTCATTGCTCCGTTATGATTCTGTTCATGGAGATTTTGAAGGTTCCGTTCAAGCTGATGTTGAAAATCAAGCCCTACTAATAAATGGAACAACCGTTCACATAATTACTGCAAATGGACCAGAAGAAATTGATTATACACAATATGGCATTCAAGACGCATTAGTAATTGACAATACAGGAGCATTTACAACCGAAGAAGCTCTAAAACGTCATTTAACATCTAAAGGCGTAGAAAAAGTTTTATTAACAGCTCCTGGAAAAGGTGTACCAAATATTGTGTATGGTGTAAATCATGAAGAATACAACCCAGATGAAGTTCTTATTTATTCTGCTGCGTCATGTACAACCAATGCAATTACGCCTGTTTTAAAAGCTGTTGAAGACACTCTTGGTGTTGTAAAAGGACATATCGAAACGATACATGCTTATACAAATGACCAAAATTTAGTAGACAACATGCATAAAAAATACCGTAGAGGTCGTTCTGCTGCATTGAATATGGTTATCACTGAAACCGGTGCAGGAAGTGCTGTTGCTAAAGCTTTACCTAGTTTAGCAGGCAAATTAACTTCAAATGCTATTAGAGTACCTGTACCAAATGGTTCTTTAGTTGTTCTAAACCTTGAAGTAGGCAAAACAACATCGCGCGAAGAAGTTGACGCTATTATGAAAAAATATGCTTTAGAAGGCGAATTAGTAGAGCAAATTAAATATTCGTTAAACAATGAATTGGTTTCATCAGATATTGTTGGCACAGCACAACCTTCAATTTATGACAGCAATGCCACGTTAGTTTCTAATGACGGAAAAAATATTGTATTGTATATTTGGTACGATAATGAATATGGTTATAGTCATCAAGTAATTCGTTTAGCAAAGTATATTGCTAAAGTAAGAAGATATACTTATTATTAA